The proteins below are encoded in one region of Mycobacterium pseudokansasii:
- the folK gene encoding 2-amino-4-hydroxy-6-hydroxymethyldihydropteridine diphosphokinase, protein MTRVVLSIGSNLGDRLAHLRSVVDGLGDAFVAASRVYETDPWGGIEQHPFLNAVLIADDPGRDCHAWLCRAHELERAAGRARAERWGPRTLDVDLVTCAEITPSGPVDVLCDDSDLRLPHPLAHLRAFVMIPWLDVDPAAEVPLPDGPRPVAELLAELEPTDRASVRLTPLTLGN, encoded by the coding sequence ATGACGCGGGTAGTGCTGTCGATCGGCTCGAACCTCGGTGACCGCCTCGCCCATCTTCGGTCGGTCGTCGACGGGCTCGGTGATGCGTTTGTCGCCGCGTCGCGGGTTTACGAGACCGACCCGTGGGGCGGCATCGAGCAGCACCCGTTTCTCAACGCGGTGCTGATTGCCGACGACCCGGGACGGGATTGCCACGCGTGGCTGTGCCGGGCTCACGAGTTGGAGCGGGCCGCGGGCCGGGCACGCGCCGAGCGCTGGGGTCCGCGAACGCTGGACGTCGACCTGGTCACCTGCGCCGAGATCACCCCTTCCGGCCCGGTGGACGTGCTCTGCGACGACAGCGATCTGCGGCTACCGCACCCGCTGGCACACTTGCGGGCCTTCGTGATGATCCCGTGGCTGGACGTCGATCCGGCGGCCGAAGTGCCGCTGCCGGACGGTCCGCGACCCGTCGCCGAGCTGCTGGCTGAGCTGGAGCCCACCGATCGGGCGAGTGTCCGGTTGACGCCCCTGACCTTGGGGAACTGA
- the folB gene encoding dihydroneopterin aldolase gives MADRIELRGLIVHGRHGVYDHERVAGQRFIVDITMWIDLVEAARSDDLADTYDYIGLAQRASEIVGGTPRNLIETVGAEIADEVMEDQRVHAVEVVVHKPQAPIPLPFADIAVVTRRSRRGGRGSVVPAGGAV, from the coding sequence ATGGCTGACCGAATTGAGCTGCGCGGCTTGATTGTTCACGGTCGACACGGGGTCTACGACCACGAGCGGGTGGCCGGGCAGCGCTTCATCGTCGACATCACCATGTGGATCGATCTGGTCGAAGCCGCCCGCAGCGACGATTTGGCCGACACCTACGACTACATCGGGCTGGCGCAGCGGGCCAGCGAGATCGTCGGCGGGACACCGCGCAACCTGATCGAAACGGTCGGCGCCGAGATCGCCGACGAGGTGATGGAAGACCAGCGCGTGCACGCCGTCGAGGTGGTGGTGCACAAGCCGCAGGCCCCCATCCCGCTGCCGTTCGCCGACATAGCGGTGGTGACCCGGCGATCGCGGCGGGGTGGCCGCGGTTCGGTGGTCCCCGCGGGCGGGGCGGTATGA
- the folP gene encoding dihydropteroate synthase, which translates to MSPAPVQVMGVVNVTEDSFSDGGRYLDAGGAVEHGLALVADGAHIVDVGGESTRPGAARVDSGVETARVIPVVKELAAQGVTVSIDTMHADVARSALESGAQLVNDVSGGRADPAMAPLVAEAGVAWVLMHWRPASAANPHQVPDYDDVVTQVRAELMAAVDDAVAAGVDPANLVIDPGLGFAKTGQHNWALLHALPELVATGFPVLLGASRKRFLGSLLAGPDGTIRPPAGRETATAVISALAALHGAWGVRVHDVRATVDALKVVEAWQRVEGTGRDG; encoded by the coding sequence GTGAGTCCGGCGCCTGTGCAGGTCATGGGTGTCGTCAACGTCACCGAGGACTCGTTCTCGGACGGCGGGCGTTACCTCGATGCCGGCGGCGCCGTCGAGCACGGTCTGGCGCTGGTTGCCGATGGCGCACATATCGTCGACGTCGGTGGTGAATCCACTCGGCCCGGCGCGGCCCGCGTCGACTCGGGTGTCGAGACGGCCCGCGTCATCCCGGTGGTCAAAGAGCTTGCCGCACAAGGCGTTACAGTCAGCATCGACACCATGCACGCGGACGTCGCGCGCTCGGCACTGGAAAGCGGCGCACAGCTGGTCAACGACGTGTCGGGCGGCCGGGCCGATCCGGCGATGGCGCCGTTGGTGGCCGAAGCCGGCGTGGCGTGGGTGCTGATGCACTGGCGGCCGGCGTCGGCGGCCAACCCGCACCAGGTGCCCGACTACGACGACGTGGTGACGCAAGTGCGCGCCGAGCTGATGGCCGCCGTTGACGACGCGGTAGCCGCCGGCGTCGATCCGGCGAACCTGGTGATCGATCCGGGGCTTGGATTCGCCAAGACGGGACAACACAATTGGGCACTTCTTCATGCCCTGCCGGAGTTGGTCGCCACCGGGTTTCCGGTGTTGCTGGGTGCCTCGCGCAAGCGCTTCCTCGGTAGCTTGCTGGCGGGGCCCGACGGCACCATCCGACCGCCTGCCGGGCGCGAGACGGCCACGGCGGTGATTTCGGCGCTGGCGGCCCTGCACGGGGCTTGGGGTGTGCGGGTACACGATGTGCGGGCAACGGTCGACGCCCTCAAGGTGGTCGAAGCATGGCAGCGAGTTGAAGGGACCGGGCGCGATGGCTGA
- a CDS encoding DUF3180 domain-containing protein — protein MGPTRKRDLMAAVIAAAVVGYLLVMVLFRWFPQITVWTGLSLLGVAIAEALWARYIRTKIGDGEIGDGPGRLHPLAVARSLMVAKASAWVGALVLGWWIGVLVYLLPRRSWQRVAVEDTTGTLVAAGSALALVVAALWLQHCCKSPQDPTEGGEGAET, from the coding sequence ATGGGCCCCACCCGCAAACGCGATCTGATGGCCGCGGTGATCGCGGCTGCGGTGGTGGGTTATCTGCTGGTTATGGTGTTGTTCCGGTGGTTTCCGCAGATCACGGTGTGGACCGGGCTGTCGCTGCTCGGCGTCGCGATCGCCGAGGCGCTGTGGGCTCGCTACATCCGGACCAAGATCGGTGACGGCGAGATCGGCGACGGCCCCGGCCGGCTGCACCCGCTCGCTGTGGCCCGCAGTCTGATGGTCGCCAAGGCCTCGGCGTGGGTGGGGGCCCTGGTACTGGGCTGGTGGATCGGGGTGCTGGTGTACCTGCTGCCGCGGCGGTCATGGCAGCGGGTTGCCGTCGAGGACACCACCGGAACCCTCGTGGCCGCCGGCAGCGCACTGGCGTTGGTGGTTGCCGCGCTGTGGCTGCAACATTGCTGCAAGTCTCCGCAGGATCCCACCGAGGGCGGCGAAGGGGCCGAAACCTAA
- the folE gene encoding GTP cyclohydrolase I FolE, producing MTQLDSRPKPSIPGVFDQSRAEAAVRELLYAVGEDPEREGLRETPARVARAYKEIFAGLYSDPDAVLNAMFDEDHDELVLVKQIPLYSTCEHHLVSFHGVAHVGYIPGEDGRVTGLSKIARLVDLYAKRPQLQERLTSQIADALVKKLEPRGVIVVVEAEHLCMAMRGVRKPGAITTTSAVRGQFKTNAASRAEALDLILHK from the coding sequence ATGACGCAGCTGGATTCTCGCCCCAAGCCGTCCATTCCCGGGGTTTTCGACCAGTCGCGCGCCGAGGCAGCCGTACGCGAATTGCTGTACGCGGTCGGCGAGGATCCGGAGCGCGAAGGTTTGCGGGAAACCCCGGCACGCGTCGCCCGCGCCTATAAGGAGATCTTCGCCGGGCTCTACAGCGATCCCGACGCGGTGCTCAACGCCATGTTCGACGAAGATCACGACGAGCTGGTACTGGTCAAGCAAATACCCTTGTACTCGACGTGCGAACACCATCTGGTGTCGTTCCACGGTGTGGCCCACGTCGGCTATATACCGGGCGAGGACGGCCGGGTGACCGGGCTGTCCAAGATCGCGCGGCTGGTAGACCTGTATGCCAAGCGGCCGCAGTTGCAGGAGCGGCTGACCAGCCAGATCGCCGACGCTCTGGTGAAGAAGCTGGAACCCAGGGGGGTCATCGTCGTCGTCGAGGCCGAGCATCTGTGCATGGCGATGCGCGGGGTCCGCAAGCCCGGTGCGATCACGACGACGTCAGCGGTGCGTGGCCAGTTCAAGACCAATGCCGCTTCTCGAGCCGAAGCGCTCGATCTCATCCTGCATAAGTGA